Proteins encoded together in one Qingshengfaniella alkalisoli window:
- the scpA gene encoding methylmalonyl-CoA mutase, with translation MSDGRKRWKRLAEAELKGRPLDDLTWRTLEGIDVKPLYTAEDVVGLDHLDEIPGEAPFTRGPRATMYAGRPWTIRQYAGFSTAEESNAFYRKALAGGQQGVSVAFDLATHRGYDSDHPRVEGDVGKAGVAIDSVEDMKLLFNGIPLDKVSVSMTMNGAVIPVLASFIVAGEEQGHDRSVLSGTIQNDILKEFMVRNTYVYPPEPSMRLVSDIIEYTANEMPKFNSISISGYHMQEAGANLVQELAFTLADGREYVRAAIKAGMDVDKFAGRLSFFFAIGKNFFMEAAKLRAARMLWHRIMSEFAPRNPRSLMLRTHCQTSGVSLAEQDPYNNVIRTAYEALSAVLGGTQSLHTNALDEAIALPTEFSARIARNTQLILQEETGITNVVDPLAGSYYVESLTAELADKAWELIEEIEALGGMTQAVGTGMPKLRIEETAAKRQAMIDRGEEVIVGVNKYRKDKEDPIDILDIDNAKVRDAQVRRLERIRAERDQVRCDAALAELERRARAGGNLLEAAVEAARARASVGEISMAIENVFGRHAARARTLSGVYGSAFDGDALFAAIQRDVASFEQGEGRRPHMLVVKMGQDGHDRGAKVIASAFKDMGFDVDVGPLFQTPDEAASDAIASDVHVIGISSLAAGHKTLAPRLVDALRAQGRDDILVVCGGVVPQQDYQYLLDAGVKAIFGPGTHIPTAAQDVLQLIRNHRGRNEA, from the coding sequence ATGTCGGACGGTAGGAAGCGCTGGAAAAGGCTGGCTGAAGCGGAACTGAAAGGCCGCCCGCTTGACGATCTGACATGGCGTACCTTGGAAGGCATCGACGTCAAACCGCTTTATACGGCGGAGGATGTGGTCGGATTGGATCATCTGGATGAGATCCCCGGAGAAGCGCCTTTCACACGGGGCCCACGCGCGACGATGTATGCCGGGCGGCCCTGGACCATCCGGCAATATGCAGGGTTTTCGACGGCCGAAGAAAGCAACGCATTTTACCGCAAAGCGTTGGCCGGCGGCCAGCAAGGCGTGTCGGTTGCATTCGATCTGGCAACGCATCGCGGCTATGACAGCGACCATCCGCGCGTTGAGGGTGATGTCGGGAAGGCCGGTGTTGCAATTGATAGCGTCGAGGACATGAAGCTCCTGTTCAACGGCATACCACTCGACAAGGTGTCTGTTTCGATGACTATGAATGGCGCGGTGATACCTGTGTTGGCCAGTTTCATAGTTGCTGGGGAAGAACAGGGGCATGACCGCTCTGTCCTGTCAGGCACCATTCAGAACGACATCCTTAAAGAATTCATGGTTCGCAACACCTATGTCTATCCGCCGGAACCCTCGATGCGGCTCGTGTCCGATATTATCGAATACACAGCGAACGAGATGCCCAAGTTCAATTCGATCTCGATTTCTGGCTACCACATGCAGGAAGCGGGCGCGAACCTTGTGCAGGAACTGGCGTTCACATTGGCCGACGGGCGCGAATACGTTCGCGCGGCGATCAAGGCGGGGATGGATGTCGACAAATTTGCCGGAAGGCTGTCCTTCTTCTTCGCCATCGGCAAGAACTTTTTCATGGAGGCGGCCAAGCTGCGTGCCGCGCGTATGCTGTGGCATCGCATCATGTCCGAATTCGCGCCCAGGAACCCGCGGTCCCTGATGCTGCGTACACATTGTCAGACATCGGGCGTGTCGCTGGCGGAACAGGACCCTTATAACAACGTCATCCGCACGGCCTATGAAGCGCTTTCGGCGGTGTTGGGTGGCACGCAGTCACTGCACACGAATGCATTGGACGAAGCGATTGCGCTTCCGACCGAGTTCTCCGCGCGGATCGCACGCAATACCCAGCTCATCTTGCAGGAAGAAACCGGCATTACCAATGTCGTCGATCCGCTGGCAGGGTCCTACTATGTCGAAAGCCTGACTGCCGAACTTGCCGATAAGGCGTGGGAGCTGATCGAGGAGATCGAAGCGCTTGGCGGTATGACACAGGCGGTCGGCACAGGCATGCCAAAGCTCAGGATCGAGGAAACGGCGGCGAAGCGGCAGGCGATGATTGATCGCGGCGAAGAAGTGATTGTCGGCGTAAACAAATACCGAAAGGACAAGGAAGATCCGATCGATATTCTCGACATCGACAACGCCAAAGTGCGCGACGCACAGGTAAGACGGCTGGAACGAATCCGGGCGGAGCGCGATCAGGTTAGGTGCGACGCAGCGCTTGCGGAACTCGAACGGCGCGCCCGCGCGGGTGGAAATCTGCTGGAAGCTGCGGTCGAGGCCGCTCGCGCCCGCGCTTCCGTCGGCGAAATCAGTATGGCGATAGAGAATGTGTTTGGCCGCCACGCTGCACGTGCCCGCACATTGTCAGGCGTCTACGGATCTGCATTTGACGGTGATGCGCTGTTCGCGGCGATACAGCGTGACGTTGCCTCGTTCGAGCAAGGCGAGGGACGGCGACCGCATATGCTTGTCGTGAAGATGGGGCAGGACGGGCATGACCGGGGAGCAAAGGTGATCGCGTCTGCCTTCAAGGATATGGGCTTCGATGTCGATGTCGGGCCACTGTTCCAGACGCCCGACGAAGCGGCGAGTGACGCCATCGCCAGCGACGTGCATGTCATCGGCATTTCTTCGCTTGCTGCGGGGCACAAGACTCTTGCGCCGCGATTGGTGGACGCGCTACGGGCGCAGGGTCGGGATGATATATTGGTGGTATGTGGCGGTGTGGTGCCACAGCAGGACTATCAGTACCTTCTGGATGCGGGTGTGAAGGCCATCTTCGGACCCGGAACACATATTCCCACGGCGGCGCAGGACGTCCTGCAGCTTATCCGAAACCATCGGGGCAGAAATGAAGCTTGA
- a CDS encoding DUF4174 domain-containing protein: MRSLVIAVISALVLVYPAIAQEVTDDRPLVTQTDDLEQFLWIARPVVVFADTANDPRFIQQMDLLNREKDALFRRDVVVLTDTDPDAESELRRQLRPHGFSLVVIGKDGQVELRKPSPWHVRELTRAIDKMPLRQQEMREQRRGEG; this comes from the coding sequence ATGAGATCACTTGTTATCGCGGTCATTTCGGCACTTGTGCTGGTTTATCCCGCAATCGCCCAAGAGGTCACGGACGATCGACCTCTCGTTACGCAAACCGATGATCTTGAACAGTTCCTGTGGATTGCGCGCCCGGTTGTCGTTTTTGCGGACACCGCGAATGATCCGCGATTCATTCAACAAATGGATCTGCTGAACCGGGAAAAGGACGCGTTGTTTCGGCGCGACGTGGTTGTGTTAACCGACACGGATCCGGACGCCGAAAGCGAATTGCGCCGCCAATTGCGGCCACACGGGTTTTCATTGGTGGTGATTGGCAAAGATGGGCAGGTAGAACTGCGCAAGCCGTCCCCATGGCATGTTCGCGAACTTACCCGCGCGATCGACAAGATGCCCCTTCGCCAGCAAGAGATGCGCGAACAACGACGAGGGGAAGGTTAG